Part of the Mercenaria mercenaria strain notata chromosome 8, MADL_Memer_1, whole genome shotgun sequence genome is shown below.
atttgaatcatcttggtagaggaccactagatgatgcttcataccaaatatcaaagccctaggctctgtggttttggacaagaaggttttcaaagtttttccctatataaatctatataaattatagaaataaacaaagggccataactcactcataaattgttgaaccagtctgattttcagggggacacaactagggtaccaatacatcattctgacaaagtttggtcaaaatcctcccagtagtttctgaggagatgcgataacgagaaattgttaacggacggacggacggacggactgacggacggacggaatgacggacggacggaccacggacgcagagtgattttaatagcccaccatctgatgatggtgggctaaaaagtcaATTAAAAACTTGAATCTTATACCATATAAACGTATGGAAAAGCAACTCATTCCGCACCGTCCATTTTAACCTAGCAattgtatcaaaaaaaaaaagaaaatagaaaaaaaaacaggtgtcAGCATGAAATAAAACGACATACCTGAGTCAGCTTGCAGTTCCGTCGACTGATCTTGACCACCGGCTAGAGCAGTGTGTGCAGTTATACcttaaatacaaattaacaagCTTTTAAAGTATTATGACACAGAATCTAGATCAATCTGTATTGCAGAAGTTCAAAATGGAAGATAACAAATAAATTGAGAATGTAGCTATGTACTTAAGATTTGTCGTTCTTACCTAAACAAGTTTTGACTGCAAGCAAATTCTTGATGGCTGTCAGCACGTGGAAGTCCTCCATCAGAAAAACGAAATCTTGATGAGGGTTACTTGATATTTCTTGCAGTTCTTTCGTATCAACCTGATCGCCAATCCCAATTACAAATAGATATGTGCCCCTCCGTTTAAGTATTTTGGACTCTTCCAGCGTTAGTTTGGTATCAGTAGACATTCCGTCTGTGAGAAGAATAACCACGTGGGCAACATTCTCACGTGCGTAGCCTCGTTTGAATCCTTGTTCTCGTAAGTATCTTAGCGCACTTCCGGTATGAGTTCCGCCTTCATAATGCTCTATATTCATTATCCGTTGTTTTAACATATCTGGTCTAAGGTTATTATCAAGTGCAATAACAGCATGTACGCTGTCACTAAATGCGACCACGCCTACGCGTGTGGACTGAGGACCAATGTCGAAAACGTCTATGACGTCAGTGATGAAATTCAGCATTTTCTTGTAATCGACACGACGTATACTGCTTGAAGAGTCGACAACGAAATAAACATCAGCTGGCTTCCCCGCACAATCTGAAGGAGACGGCGAAGTGGTGAGTTATGAGAAAATATCCGAACCATACATGCAAGAGATTTACAGATTAGTTAGATAAGTATAATATCGCattacaattaaaaattattatttttacaacaatacaatacaatacaatagggttattataacagtagttcgatctgggatgctttattcggctcgagtggatgttatccacgagagccgaatacaaagtcccagatctagccaCTGCTGAAATGACCATTTAATTATATACCTCTATTAAATGTTTGTCGATAAGTGATAAGTAATAGCGAGTGTAATAGACAGTGAATAAATGTTGGCGTTGGCGAGAGATTTTTACTTCCGtgacatgacattttgtttgaaaatgttaaaaggtTGAAATAATGACTCAAATTCAGATTCAAATGTTGTAATTGGTGTTCTTTCGGTGAACTTTGTATAATTCCCATACGGAAAAGGCGCGCTTTCCCACGTAGTTTCATGGATTTAACTGGATGAAACAGAAACATTCAATTCGatttcatttgcattttaaactttatatacattttacattgtgAGCCAAAAAAGATAGCTACCGTCAACTTGAGACgtgttaaatatacatatatgtaatttGTTGTTGGTTTTCTTGCTAGGGCCGTTTGATCGGGATCGGCCATTTGATTGGCGGCAAATCTCAGAAGAACttaatacttttattaaaaaaatatatacatacattttcgTACTTGCGCTGTGTTTGGTCTGTCTATCACAGCTTCGTCTGCCATGACCGCACCCTTGGTTTGTATGACTGTAAGTTTAAAGTAGAGCATGTGTATCTGGGGCTCCGGATAAGTTTTAATGCTATTTCAAGATTCAATCAAAAGGTTTAACAATAACTATCATGTCTTTGGTAAGAATGAAATGTAGTAAGTCTTTAGAATCAAATGTATGGGAAAGAATGAAGATTATGCAAATGCTAAAACCTATCATGAAATATTACGTAcgtactttgtttgtttgtttgttttgggtttaacgccgtttttcaacagtatttcagtcatgtaacggcgggcagttaacctaaccagtattcctggattctgaaccagtacaaacctgttctccgcaagtaactgccaacttccccacatgattaatcagaggtggaggactaatgattagATCTACATATTTCACCAAAACAGTTGTTATTCACGGATAGGAAATGGAGTCGAAAAGTTACAGATGGCGTTAATATCATTAATTTTGCAGAAATGAAATTACTTTAGAATATGACATTTCGTTTTGAAGCTATATTGATAAAAGTCAGCAAAATTCTGGATCACCCCTCGGGTATCTACATGTACCGTCTGATCCGCCCCACGGTCCTGAGCAAAAGCCAGCCTATCAAAGATTTTCCAACTACATTATTAGTGAACATGTTTTATTCAAGAAAACTTACCATCGCATGTTGTTTTGGTTATAACATCTTCAATGGTGTTCAACGAAACAAAATCATCAACGGTAAACACCATCTTCTTTCCTTCATGTTCGCTTGCAATATGTTTGAGTTCGAACTCGTCCGTTCCATGTCCAACACCCACGGAAATAAGCTTCATACCCAGACTCCTGCATATCGAAGCTTCATTTGCCGTATCGAACGGATCTATTGAAAATCCATCGGTTATTACTACAATTATTTTCTCAATGTTTTTCCTGCCGCCATGTTTTTCTGCGAACATAAGTGTTCGCGCATGCTTAATGGCACTTCCTGTGTCAGTTCTACCTTCGCGGTGTTGAATACTGCCAATGGCGTCTAATAAATTATTCTTGTCAAAAAAATCGTCCAGATGAAAATGAGTGACAACATCTGAACCAAAGGTAGCCACTGCGACACGGACGTGATTTTCTCCAATCGGAAGATGGTTCACAATATGTTCAACAAAAACAATTTGCTTGTCAAAATCTTCTTCCCAGATGCTTGTTGAAGTGTCCAACAGGAAAACGATATCGGCAACTTTATTCTTGCATGACCAGTCTGCAAAAAGCAAAGAGAAAAGTTCCCTACATTCATACAAAAACCATCAAAGTGTCTTCATAGTCACTATATTCAAACAGATTTACAATAATAATTTAAAGGGCCAAGATGCTGTTTTCAGCAATAGCAAAACCAAAATTCTACCTTCAGCCAAAGGAAGTTTACTTTATAGAATATAATAGAATTCCTCGTTAGCCGGTGCACGTGGCGTAAGGgtcgttgcacatttcattacttctcgtGATTAAACTCGATCAAACCAAGCCCGTCTACTCGATGTAAATTTTATACCTTTCTACATAAGACAGATGCACGAGTGTAGGCAGGTACTTGAATGACTTATAATATATTATGGGAGCTTGTTGTTTTAAGCAACCTGTATTTACATAACATTTGTTATGATAAAAGTGAATTAGCGTCAGAGGTGTGTAGTTATAATTCCTGAATTAAAGGATtgttaatgacattttaaaactttcgGCATTTAACAAATATGTCATGTTTACTTTACGTGTTTATATTTCATTCTATAGATAACATTGAATCTACAGTGTAACAGTATAAAAGTGCATTAAAGCTATGACTTCACTGACTGAATACAAAAATAAGATAAAGTCATTTGTTCAAATATAAATAGAGTGCAACTACTGTTTGCTCTGTTCCGTAACGCGgttatttgatgaaattattgATTATTATACATCATTCCAAAGAACTATCAACCTTTTAACTTTGTTTGCAAAAAATGTCAGTCTTTTTGGACAAAGAATAATTACTTAAAATCTTTGACTcagtacatttataattatttgcGAGTTTATGACTTTCATAAAAACGTGTAGTATTGACAGCATGTTTCTGTATAAGTTAGGTAATAATTCGTATAAAAAGTCTGAAAGGTCCATGGGTCAGATTTTTACCAAGAGGTTCCTATTGACAAAAGAACGTctaaatattattgatttttagGGAAGGGGATGGGGCCGCAGTTAAGAGTCACTCCGACACTatctaggtcatatggtgacttttccagcttttgatagtggagaGAGACACGAGGTTCCTCTGTGGGCATTATATCATCACGGTCGGACACCTGAGTAAAACCACGTACCGACATTCCATAAGTATTCTGGATCATGACTTCCACACACGAAGAATTCTATACCCATGCATATCGGTGAGGGGATACTGAAATATCTACGCGTAGTAAAAAATGATGCTGAACTCAAAAAAGTTCACTACAGCTAAGGTCATTTTAACAACAacaaattataaaacatatacatgaaCACAGTGAGTAACGACCATCTTTCAAGtttgattgtgtttttttttcttcttcactAAATACCTTGTGAAAAGGCAAAACTTCGTGATAACTTTAGATATGTATTTAGACCCTATTAAGGAAGTAGATCCGTATTCCCGTGCGACAACATATTCTTCGTATGCTATTTCAGCATCGTTCGGCCTTCTGTAGATTCGCGGCCAAAATCGCACGTTGAGAATACGTATATAGTCGAACGGCAAAAAAGTCGTTGATAAATTCTTCtcacaaaacaataataaattgaCTAATTTGAAGGCTTCATACTGAGATTTCTTAACagtcagttaaaataatttaaaataaatcccCTGCTCCTACAACTAAATATAACTTGCATCGGATAAAAGTTCCGTGCACTGATGATTTACACGTGGCGcgctaaaaaacaacaacaggagTTAGGAGGGTTTTCTGTGTCTTACATTTTCTGTGCCGTACAGTTTCTTCTAGaagagtcgcccatatgggttaccagtGACGACTTTAACAAATAAATAGTATTCTTTATaggagccgtgccatgggaaaaccaacatagtggctttgcgaccagcatggatccagaccagcctgcgcatccgcgcagtctggtcaggatccttgctgttcgctaacagtttctctaataacaataggctttgaaagcgaacagcatggagcctgaccagactgcgcagatgcgcaggctggtatggatccatgctggtcgctaagccattatgttggttttctcatggcgcggctcatagtATTATCAAAATGAAGAACAAATTAACGTTACATACCTTTTAGAGATTTATCCATGTACACTGGCTGCaacataataaaagaaatgataaagAAAAACGTCGCTAGATAATTTTTGCGAGTCATTGTAAGATACAGATTTCGTGTatagtgaaaataaaattataccaTCTCTACTTCTAAAAActttgatgttttatgtataaactATCCGTCGATCGCATCACTTTTATATTCCCCTCAAAAAGTTAAATTTAGTTCAAACTGTACGTATTTGATTTTCGGTTAACCTTAACTATTTGCTTCATCATTAAGGCTAGTTTAAAAGTAATGGAAACTCATTATTTTCAATCAGCCTTCAATCAATTCAAACGtaattcaaattgaaaaaaaagcgaACGCAATTTTCAGCGGTTAAATGTAACGTAAATTGTTACCTTGATAAGAACGGTAAATAAAAACAGCATCAAAATCTTCCTCTCTGGTCTCGTTTGTAACATATTTTATCTCAATGTTCcgtatataaattgtattttaaattatattatattgaacTTTGTCTCGCTAACTTGTGCTCGGATCATTAAGTTTGTTGTATATAACCCAGTGCTGCATGTACCACTGTTTTTATCTATTGTTCAGTGAATCATCATTGTGACTCTGAGATTAAAATATTTCGGGAATTTGTCAGCCGTCTTTGTAATcagttttgttttgaatatttagaGATTAGTGGTAAATAAAAATCACGTATATGTTAGAGATAGCATCCCGGGTCAAAAGGCCAGACATTTTTTTTACACGCTGCCTCTTAGTTTCCGCGAGAAACATTCCCACGAAAACAGTCATATCGGATCGTATGTCCGCATTCAttcatataaagtaaaaaattCGTTCAGGATATTAACGGCGCTTTAATTGGTTCTTTTGTGCATTTTGTGCATGTGaattaaatatatatcatctgttataaGCGTTATCTTCAGAAGTGGTATACGACCGGGATAGTTTATGATACAGGCACTGTTATCATAATTACACATTTAGTTTGCGGCGGGCGCAAAAAAACCATCGTATATCATTACTAACGAAATTCAATTTCACAAAAAATGCAGCGAATTTGAATTACAAAGATTGTATGTTCGGATATAATACGATGACAAATTGGTTTTTGCACGAGACTAGACTTTAACTTATTACTGTCTTCTCCTATCACACCCACCCACAAACACACTCCCAGTCCCCACcccaaagaaaaaaaggaaaaaaacgaAAGAAggaattaaagaaaacaaaaatatgaacaaaatgatTGCAGTTTATACCACGGCCGTAGATATTAAAATCATAACTAGGTGTTTGTTCATAGGACACTAGTGCTAACACTTCTTGTTAAGTTCTATATgttaacaatgaaaaaaaaatcatactttatttattttatcaatttatttattctttattatttttttgttgttgtttttggagAAGGGAGGGCGTGTTTAGGAGTGGGTTCGATCCCAAATAAAACCTCGGGcgcacaacttaacatgctgaacaATGTTCCGATAACATTGTCATaatgacaatattttaaaaacattgtaatgacaccaagtcaaatactttttgagatacatgcaacacaaactttcagGCCCTTGATGCATATCTTATATTCATATTTTGACCGCCAAAAGCCACTGAGGGACCATCTGAACAACTTCATATAATTATGATGTCTAATGCCAGATACTTCTTGAAATACAAACGGCAAAATTTAGACAAACTTATAGACATACAGAAATGGTAAATGTAAGTCCATGGGAGTGGAGGTAATAAAAGTTAGTTTATGCTGGGAAAAAAACGCACCTGTAGGGATTGTGTCTTTTATtagtttttaaaagcaaaatgttcACATGCCTATACAGAAAATCAGACCGCTTATTTATTTTGGAAAGATGACATTCTTCGAAATCAGAACAACCTCAAGGTGCGGTGGGCGCTCAAAGTGGCAGCACCATTTAACCGTATGTTTTATCTCGAAACCGACAGGCAGCTCCGCATAGCTTATCGAAGCCTCATTAGTACACACGCACTTTAATACTTAAAACAAATCGAACACTTACACTTTCATGTCTATGTTGCACCGCATAGCAATTGTTAACGATTGTGACTAGCAGGCGCGTTGTCAAtgatagctgttaaaaatagtgaaaatacagaaattatgTGCATCACAAATTTAAGATAgagtaaacaagaaatatctttaaaaatgatggtcggcgaattgtaataaggaaagaattttatgaatttttcatctaacattcatctttcatctaacatttttcaaattgcaaaactaaacaccgcactttaacaatttaaatggttctcttttaatttttcgcaaaggtttcgtagggttgcaattttgtttcgtttatccttagacgaataattacagcagtagtttgatgaagattcatgaagcgaggtcattaaacgtgttatatttttagctaaattggtccctatccccatttgtaacaaaatagcaggagaccttatgatattgttacacatcgagtttgataaaaatccattacattttaatggttaatgcgaagaaaggcatatctacttttagctatagtggtccctaatagggcccaagttcctatatgaataaatttggaagaggaccttataatgatgctccagaccatgtatgacaaagatccagcaagctgttcatgagatgctgtataaaggcatttctagttttagctctagcagcccctaaaaggggtcaaatgtccaagctgaacaaagttggctacgggcctaataaagatgctacaaatcaagtttgattagaatacatgagaaaaaatcaattaaaggatttttttatttattatttttatttatttctaaaataggccaactgatcccgctttaacaaatgcatattcgctattcatgaatctttggacaatgacgtcacacctataaaaaagtgaaggtcaagcaaaacatacaattgtaattatttcaatatttttgtttcataagcaaagtttgaccgtagtatGTCACATATATAAACTgcatgcagcgtaccttcatttcagtgtaatgagattcagtcattattatggcatatatataataaaacagatttcaactgagttcaatatttgcataccatactaaagaaacatattcatatataataaatcagttaaataatttataacaaatatattaaagcaaacaagtactcattttaatatgcaatctgaataagtcacaaaagcaaaaaccttttcatatacagacgacaattgtaacaaggaatatcttttaaaaagcacttctctacataaaagactcttatcacacccttattcatgtgatacacagaccgtattcagctctttctttaatttgatatatg
Proteins encoded:
- the LOC123522888 gene encoding collagen alpha-6(VI) chain-like, translated to MLQTRPERKILMLFLFTVLIKPVYMDKSLKDWSCKNKVADIVFLLDTSTSIWEEDFDKQIVFVEHIVNHLPIGENHVRVAVATFGSDVVTHFHLDDFFDKNNLLDAIGSIQHREGRTDTGSAIKHARTLMFAEKHGGRKNIEKIIVVITDGFSIDPFDTANEASICRSLGMKLISVGVGHGTDEFELKHIASEHEGKKMVFTVDDFVSLNTIEDVITKTTCDVIQTKGAVMADEAVIDRPNTAQVRKYCAGKPADVYFVVDSSSSIRRVDYKKMLNFITDVIDVFDIGPQSTRVGVVAFSDSVHAVIALDNNLRPDMLKQRIMNIEHYEGGTHTGSALRYLREQGFKRGYARENVAHVVILLTDGMSTDTKLTLEESKILKRRGTYLFVIGIGDQVDTKELQEISSNPHQDFVFLMEDFHVLTAIKNLLAVKTCLGITAHTALAGGQDQSTELQADSDHVVCSPQKDPVDLLYVYDSQFVGKDHSNAIENFIFEMILATSDSNINAGLVSGACERPKNVPLSKYKNMKEIKHLLKRAQAEGVAALLKHVRVEGFSKQNGGREGAEKKVVLFIDGAVEDKHFKMRLAVKRLMFRSGVDLFVVSIGKDVSDAVSSLLDNSENLIQTISTETLVSVKQKLTEKLCRNNIIS